In the genome of Mycteria americana isolate JAX WOST 10 ecotype Jacksonville Zoo and Gardens chromosome 7, USCA_MyAme_1.0, whole genome shotgun sequence, one region contains:
- the IL1RAP gene encoding interleukin-1 receptor accessory protein isoform X3 produces the protein MKMVGALLVTLWLCVVTLSSGSERCDDWGVDTMKQIQIYDGEPAKIKCPLFETFLKYNYSTAHSAGLTLIWYRIGQDRDLEEPINFRLPDNHISKEKDTLWFWPALLNDTGNYTCMLRNTTYCSKVAFPLEVVPKDQHSCVSHSIKPTEEMFYLEHANEKIICPDIDGFYPATVTPTVKWYLNCNLVHGFYERYPQGPRLVIGIVRSAYKGNYTCIVTFKDHGRTYNLTRTIKMKVVGSPNKALPPQFISPNEKVVYELEAGDDLVLSCEVFFTFLKDSRTEVWWTIDGKNTDDIMDPKIKVTQSEITRDFEDKTVIRTLTVAKATPEDLKRNYTCYARNAKGEDHSQAIVRMKVVAPKYTVELACGLGATILLVVMLIVIYHVYWLEMVLFYRAHFGTDETILDGKEYDVYVSYARNAEEEEFVLLTLRGVLENEFGYKLCIFDRDSLPGGIVTDETLSFIQKSRRLLVVLSPNYVLQGTQALLELKAGLENMASKGNIKVILVQYKAIKKSKVKELKQAKAALTVIKWKGEKSKFPKGRFWKQLQVEMPVKKISRSLSLDGLIRIPEKCLTQSENKTKQTPKIHKLGQGVGRNSGFLP, from the exons AACGCTGCGATGACTGGGGTGTGGACACCATGAAGCAGATCCAGATTTATGATGGGGAACCTGCCAAGATCAAATGCCCGCTTTTCGAGACCTTCTTGAAGTACAACTACAGCACAGCCCATTCTGCTGGCTTAACCCTGATCTGGTACAGGATTGGGCAGGACAGGGATCTGGAGGAGCCCATTAATTTTCGTCTCCCGGACAATCACATCAGTAAGGAGAAAGACACCCTTTGGTTCTGGCCTGCTCTTCTCAATGACACTGGGAATTATACGTGCATGCTCAG AAATACGACCTACTGCAGCAAAGTTGCATTTCCATTGGAGGTTGTTCCGAAAGACCAACACTCTTGTGTGAGCCATTCAATAAAACCCACTGAGGAGATGTTCTACTTGGAGCACGCCAATGAGAAGATCATATGTCCGGATATTGATGGGTTTTACCCTGCTACTGTAACGCCAACTGTCAAGTGGTACTTG AACTGCAACTTGGTGCATGGCTTCTATGAGCGATACCCCCAAGGGCCCAGGCTTGTCATCGGCATTGTCCGCAGTGCATATAAAGGGAATTACACTTGTATTGTGACATTCAAGGACCACGGAAGAACCTATAATCTCACCAGAACCATAAAGATGAAGGTGGTGG GATCTCCGAACAAGGCCTTGCCACCACAATTCATCTCTCCAAATGAGAAAGTTGTCTATGAACTGGAAGCAG GAGATGACCTTGTTCTGTCCTGTGAGGTCTTCTTCACCTTCCTGAAGGACTCCCGGACTGAAGTGTGGTGGACCATAGATGGGAAAAACACAGATGACATCATGGACCCCAAGATAAAAGTCACACAAAG TGAAATTACTAGAGATTTTGAAGACAAAACTGTCATAAGGACTCTAACAGTTGCAAAAGCCACACCAGAGGACTTGAAACGGAATTATACTTGCTATGCCAGAAATGCCAAAGGCGAGGACCATAGCCAGGCCATAGTGCGCATGAAAG TTGTAGCACCGAAGTACACTGTGGAGCTGGCCTGTGGATTGGGGGCAACCATCCTGCTCGTTGTGATGCTGATAGTCATCTATCACGTTTATTGGCTTGAAATGGTCCTCTTCTATCGGGCTCACTTTGGAACAGATGAAACCATTCTAG ACGGGAAGGAGTACGATGTGTACGTGTCCTACGCACGCAAcgcggaggaggaggaatttGTGCTGCTGACACTGCGGGGAGTCTTGGAGAACGAGTTTGGATACAAGCTGTGTATCTTCGACAGAGACAGCCTCCCTGGGGGAA TTGTCACAGATGAAACCCTGAGCTTCATCCAGAAAAGCCGACGTCTGCTTGTTGTCCTGAGCCCCAACTACGTCTTGCAGGGGACACAGGCCCTGCTGGAGCTCAAGGCTGGTCTAGAGAATATGGCCTCCAAGGGCAACATCAAAGTCATTCTAGTGCAGTACAAAGCCATCAAGAAGAGCAAAGTGAAGGAGCTGAAGCAGGCCAAGGCGGCCTTGACTGTCATTAAATGGAAAGGCGAGAAATCCAAGTTCCCAAAGGGCAGGTTCTGGAAGCAGCTGCAGgtggaaatgccagtgaaaaaaaTTAGCAGGAGTTTGAGCCTTGATGGGCTCATACGTATCCCTGAAAAATGTTTGACacaatcagaaaacaaaacaaaacaaacccccaaaatccaCAAGTTAGGCCAGGGAGTGGGAAGGAACTCAGGGTTTTTGCCATGA
- the IL1RAP gene encoding interleukin-1 receptor accessory protein isoform X2 — translation MSSAGEELAEPRTEKIVSNRMKMVGALLVTLWLCVVTLSSGSERCDDWGVDTMKQIQIYDGEPAKIKCPLFETFLKYNYSTAHSAGLTLIWYRIGQDRDLEEPINFRLPDNHISKEKDTLWFWPALLNDTGNYTCMLRNTTYCSKVAFPLEVVPKDQHSCVSHSIKPTEEMFYLEHANEKIICPDIDGFYPATVTPTVKWYLNCNLVHGFYERYPQGPRLVIGIVRSAYKGNYTCIVTFKDHGRTYNLTRTIKMKVVGSPNKALPPQFISPNEKVVYELEAGDDLVLSCEVFFTFLKDSRTEVWWTIDGKNTDDIMDPKIKVTQSEITRDFEDKTVIRTLTVAKATPEDLKRNYTCYARNAKGEDHSQAIVRMKVVAPKYTVELACGLGATILLVVMLIVIYHVYWLEMVLFYRAHFGTDETILDGKEYDVYVSYARNAEEEEFVLLTLRGVLENEFGYKLCIFDRDSLPGGIVTDETLSFIQKSRRLLVVLSPNYVLQGTQALLELKAGLENMASKGNIKVILVQYKAIKKSKVKELKQAKAALTVIKWKGEKSKFPKGRFWKQLQVEMPVKKISRSLSLDGLIRIPEKCLTQSENKTKQTPKIHKLGQGVGRNSGFLP, via the exons AACGCTGCGATGACTGGGGTGTGGACACCATGAAGCAGATCCAGATTTATGATGGGGAACCTGCCAAGATCAAATGCCCGCTTTTCGAGACCTTCTTGAAGTACAACTACAGCACAGCCCATTCTGCTGGCTTAACCCTGATCTGGTACAGGATTGGGCAGGACAGGGATCTGGAGGAGCCCATTAATTTTCGTCTCCCGGACAATCACATCAGTAAGGAGAAAGACACCCTTTGGTTCTGGCCTGCTCTTCTCAATGACACTGGGAATTATACGTGCATGCTCAG AAATACGACCTACTGCAGCAAAGTTGCATTTCCATTGGAGGTTGTTCCGAAAGACCAACACTCTTGTGTGAGCCATTCAATAAAACCCACTGAGGAGATGTTCTACTTGGAGCACGCCAATGAGAAGATCATATGTCCGGATATTGATGGGTTTTACCCTGCTACTGTAACGCCAACTGTCAAGTGGTACTTG AACTGCAACTTGGTGCATGGCTTCTATGAGCGATACCCCCAAGGGCCCAGGCTTGTCATCGGCATTGTCCGCAGTGCATATAAAGGGAATTACACTTGTATTGTGACATTCAAGGACCACGGAAGAACCTATAATCTCACCAGAACCATAAAGATGAAGGTGGTGG GATCTCCGAACAAGGCCTTGCCACCACAATTCATCTCTCCAAATGAGAAAGTTGTCTATGAACTGGAAGCAG GAGATGACCTTGTTCTGTCCTGTGAGGTCTTCTTCACCTTCCTGAAGGACTCCCGGACTGAAGTGTGGTGGACCATAGATGGGAAAAACACAGATGACATCATGGACCCCAAGATAAAAGTCACACAAAG TGAAATTACTAGAGATTTTGAAGACAAAACTGTCATAAGGACTCTAACAGTTGCAAAAGCCACACCAGAGGACTTGAAACGGAATTATACTTGCTATGCCAGAAATGCCAAAGGCGAGGACCATAGCCAGGCCATAGTGCGCATGAAAG TTGTAGCACCGAAGTACACTGTGGAGCTGGCCTGTGGATTGGGGGCAACCATCCTGCTCGTTGTGATGCTGATAGTCATCTATCACGTTTATTGGCTTGAAATGGTCCTCTTCTATCGGGCTCACTTTGGAACAGATGAAACCATTCTAG ACGGGAAGGAGTACGATGTGTACGTGTCCTACGCACGCAAcgcggaggaggaggaatttGTGCTGCTGACACTGCGGGGAGTCTTGGAGAACGAGTTTGGATACAAGCTGTGTATCTTCGACAGAGACAGCCTCCCTGGGGGAA TTGTCACAGATGAAACCCTGAGCTTCATCCAGAAAAGCCGACGTCTGCTTGTTGTCCTGAGCCCCAACTACGTCTTGCAGGGGACACAGGCCCTGCTGGAGCTCAAGGCTGGTCTAGAGAATATGGCCTCCAAGGGCAACATCAAAGTCATTCTAGTGCAGTACAAAGCCATCAAGAAGAGCAAAGTGAAGGAGCTGAAGCAGGCCAAGGCGGCCTTGACTGTCATTAAATGGAAAGGCGAGAAATCCAAGTTCCCAAAGGGCAGGTTCTGGAAGCAGCTGCAGgtggaaatgccagtgaaaaaaaTTAGCAGGAGTTTGAGCCTTGATGGGCTCATACGTATCCCTGAAAAATGTTTGACacaatcagaaaacaaaacaaaacaaacccccaaaatccaCAAGTTAGGCCAGGGAGTGGGAAGGAACTCAGGGTTTTTGCCATGA
- the IL1RAP gene encoding interleukin-1 receptor accessory protein isoform X1: MPGVMSSAGEELAEPRTEKIVSKMKMVGALLVTLWLCVVTLSSGSERCDDWGVDTMKQIQIYDGEPAKIKCPLFETFLKYNYSTAHSAGLTLIWYRIGQDRDLEEPINFRLPDNHISKEKDTLWFWPALLNDTGNYTCMLRNTTYCSKVAFPLEVVPKDQHSCVSHSIKPTEEMFYLEHANEKIICPDIDGFYPATVTPTVKWYLNCNLVHGFYERYPQGPRLVIGIVRSAYKGNYTCIVTFKDHGRTYNLTRTIKMKVVGSPNKALPPQFISPNEKVVYELEAGDDLVLSCEVFFTFLKDSRTEVWWTIDGKNTDDIMDPKIKVTQSEITRDFEDKTVIRTLTVAKATPEDLKRNYTCYARNAKGEDHSQAIVRMKVVAPKYTVELACGLGATILLVVMLIVIYHVYWLEMVLFYRAHFGTDETILDGKEYDVYVSYARNAEEEEFVLLTLRGVLENEFGYKLCIFDRDSLPGGIVTDETLSFIQKSRRLLVVLSPNYVLQGTQALLELKAGLENMASKGNIKVILVQYKAIKKSKVKELKQAKAALTVIKWKGEKSKFPKGRFWKQLQVEMPVKKISRSLSLDGLIRIPEKCLTQSENKTKQTPKIHKLGQGVGRNSGFLP, translated from the exons AACGCTGCGATGACTGGGGTGTGGACACCATGAAGCAGATCCAGATTTATGATGGGGAACCTGCCAAGATCAAATGCCCGCTTTTCGAGACCTTCTTGAAGTACAACTACAGCACAGCCCATTCTGCTGGCTTAACCCTGATCTGGTACAGGATTGGGCAGGACAGGGATCTGGAGGAGCCCATTAATTTTCGTCTCCCGGACAATCACATCAGTAAGGAGAAAGACACCCTTTGGTTCTGGCCTGCTCTTCTCAATGACACTGGGAATTATACGTGCATGCTCAG AAATACGACCTACTGCAGCAAAGTTGCATTTCCATTGGAGGTTGTTCCGAAAGACCAACACTCTTGTGTGAGCCATTCAATAAAACCCACTGAGGAGATGTTCTACTTGGAGCACGCCAATGAGAAGATCATATGTCCGGATATTGATGGGTTTTACCCTGCTACTGTAACGCCAACTGTCAAGTGGTACTTG AACTGCAACTTGGTGCATGGCTTCTATGAGCGATACCCCCAAGGGCCCAGGCTTGTCATCGGCATTGTCCGCAGTGCATATAAAGGGAATTACACTTGTATTGTGACATTCAAGGACCACGGAAGAACCTATAATCTCACCAGAACCATAAAGATGAAGGTGGTGG GATCTCCGAACAAGGCCTTGCCACCACAATTCATCTCTCCAAATGAGAAAGTTGTCTATGAACTGGAAGCAG GAGATGACCTTGTTCTGTCCTGTGAGGTCTTCTTCACCTTCCTGAAGGACTCCCGGACTGAAGTGTGGTGGACCATAGATGGGAAAAACACAGATGACATCATGGACCCCAAGATAAAAGTCACACAAAG TGAAATTACTAGAGATTTTGAAGACAAAACTGTCATAAGGACTCTAACAGTTGCAAAAGCCACACCAGAGGACTTGAAACGGAATTATACTTGCTATGCCAGAAATGCCAAAGGCGAGGACCATAGCCAGGCCATAGTGCGCATGAAAG TTGTAGCACCGAAGTACACTGTGGAGCTGGCCTGTGGATTGGGGGCAACCATCCTGCTCGTTGTGATGCTGATAGTCATCTATCACGTTTATTGGCTTGAAATGGTCCTCTTCTATCGGGCTCACTTTGGAACAGATGAAACCATTCTAG ACGGGAAGGAGTACGATGTGTACGTGTCCTACGCACGCAAcgcggaggaggaggaatttGTGCTGCTGACACTGCGGGGAGTCTTGGAGAACGAGTTTGGATACAAGCTGTGTATCTTCGACAGAGACAGCCTCCCTGGGGGAA TTGTCACAGATGAAACCCTGAGCTTCATCCAGAAAAGCCGACGTCTGCTTGTTGTCCTGAGCCCCAACTACGTCTTGCAGGGGACACAGGCCCTGCTGGAGCTCAAGGCTGGTCTAGAGAATATGGCCTCCAAGGGCAACATCAAAGTCATTCTAGTGCAGTACAAAGCCATCAAGAAGAGCAAAGTGAAGGAGCTGAAGCAGGCCAAGGCGGCCTTGACTGTCATTAAATGGAAAGGCGAGAAATCCAAGTTCCCAAAGGGCAGGTTCTGGAAGCAGCTGCAGgtggaaatgccagtgaaaaaaaTTAGCAGGAGTTTGAGCCTTGATGGGCTCATACGTATCCCTGAAAAATGTTTGACacaatcagaaaacaaaacaaaacaaacccccaaaatccaCAAGTTAGGCCAGGGAGTGGGAAGGAACTCAGGGTTTTTGCCATGA